One Caldisericia bacterium DNA segment encodes these proteins:
- a CDS encoding PfkB family carbohydrate kinase, whose translation MILIITFNLAIDKVLYIDEFKPFEENRVKVLSSLPGGKGVNVARCLRSLNKISTVAGFVGGYNGNFIKEGLKKEGIYSLLVEIENENRICNILVEKCGRVTEIYEIGPKISDEKVEELIEIIQKREESYQYIIISGSIPQGVNEKHIFKILETFKNRKIFIDMHGDILIKILEKFEIFFLKINENEFKKTFQVNTVNKEIFINTFKNYNIFLPVITLGKEGSIFLYKGVLYRIRSDYEVKVVNSVGAGDAFMGGFVYGVDEGMNIFDALKFGTSASISNLSFYEGGKVNKDEVEEIFKKINITLMEE comes from the coding sequence AATAACTTTTAATCTTGCAATTGATAAAGTTTTATATATTGATGAATTTAAACCTTTTGAAGAAAATAGGGTTAAGGTTTTATCTTCGCTTCCAGGTGGAAAAGGAGTTAATGTTGCGAGATGCTTAAGGTCTTTAAATAAAATTTCAACAGTTGCAGGTTTTGTCGGAGGGTATAATGGTAATTTCATAAAAGAAGGTTTAAAAAAAGAGGGTATTTATAGTCTTTTAGTTGAAATTGAAAACGAAAATAGAATTTGTAACATATTAGTTGAAAAGTGCGGAAGAGTTACTGAAATATACGAAATAGGACCTAAAATTAGCGATGAAAAAGTGGAAGAGTTAATAGAAATTATTCAAAAAAGAGAAGAAAGTTATCAATATATAATTATTTCTGGAAGTATACCTCAAGGAGTAAATGAAAAACACATTTTTAAAATTCTTGAAACTTTTAAAAATAGAAAAATTTTTATAGATATGCATGGAGATATATTAATAAAAATTCTAGAAAAGTTTGAAATTTTCTTTTTAAAAATAAATGAAAACGAATTTAAAAAAACATTTCAAGTTAATACAGTTAATAAAGAAATTTTTATAAACACATTTAAAAATTATAATATTTTTTTACCAGTTATAACTTTAGGCAAAGAGGGTTCAATTTTTTTGTATAAAGGAGTCTTATATAGAATAAGATCAGATTATGAAGTTAAAGTTGTTAATTCAGTAGGTGCAGGTGATGCTTTTATGGGTGGATTTGTTTATGGAGTTGATGAGGGTATGAATATATTTGATGCATTAAAGTTTGGCACATCAGCATCAATAAGTAATCTCTCTTTTTATGAAGGTGGTAAAGTTAATAAAGATGAAGTTGAAGAAATTTTTAAAAAGATAAATATTACATTAATGGAGGAATGA